A region from the Aegilops tauschii subsp. strangulata cultivar AL8/78 chromosome 5, Aet v6.0, whole genome shotgun sequence genome encodes:
- the LOC109755452 gene encoding U-box domain-containing protein 19 — protein MPAPTPPRSQPKRRRPLALPAVCPCEGIAPEPLLASLVSLTADVASRRAGDASAFPVLRRGTHQAVRLAGLLLAFLEEIQDATATLSHSAVVGLTELHVAMQKMRFLLTDCARRGGRLWMLVNTELIASELRLCLGSVAAAMDVLPTSIVGASVESGELGRLVSDQAWRAVVRPDAGDKLAVRSIRSIMDTFKRGVAPEADDVMRVLRRIRVESWFQCSEEIAFLDGELSVRFDAGDENSSEVVLINNLMAFLVYCRVVLFDHIDSKQSDATAVRPATCPEWIRPEALQCPITLELMIDPVTVSTGQTYDRASITRWMKAGCRTCPVTGEKLRTADLVPNAALCGIIERMLLSNGVSLPETSSRHHHGDADGSAATFSPSATGAARLAVSYIVAQFSTGSTEERRKATSEARKLSKHSVFYRALFVEANAVPWLLCLLSCMDTSVQDNAVASLLNLSKHPGGRTALVEAGGIGLVVDIVNVGAKAETQQNAVAILFYLSSNAEYAEEIGRFPEAIPTLVRLIKDGAHRGRKNAMVSLYGLLQSPSNHAKAVAAGAVVVLAGLLSSDRDGDLACDTVSLLARIAEQPAGAQAVLARAGLVARLVEFLAASSSRSGKDHCVGLLVLLCQHGGEKVVALLGRMPGLMGSLHSLVADGSPATCKKARSLISMIHRHYELARPSSSPVPLPVPTPDAGDRFVRLVL, from the coding sequence ATGCCGGCGCCGACGCCACCACGGAGCCAACCAAAGCGCCGGCGGCCGCTTGCTCTTCCCGCGGTCTGCCCGTGCGAGGGCATCGCGCCGGAGCCGCTCCTCGCCTCCCTCGTCTCGCTCACGGCCGATGTGGCGAGCCGCAGGGCCGGCGACGCCAGCGCCTTCCCCGTGCTCCGCCGTGGCACGCACCAAGCAGTGCGCCTCGCCGGCCTCCTGCTCGCCTTTCTCGAGGAGATCCAGGACGCGACGGCGACGCTGTCGCACTCCGCCGTGGTCGGTCTCACGGAGCTGCACGTCGCCATGCAGAAGATGAGGTTCCTGCTCACGGACTGCGCGCGTCGAGGGGGCCGCCTGTGGATGCTCGTGAACACTGAACTCATAGCGTCTGAGCTCAGGTTGTGTCTGGGATCCGTCGCGGCGGCCATGGATGTGCTACCGACGAGCATCGTCGGTGCATCCGTCGAGTCGGGGGAGCTCGGGCGGCTGGTATCGGATCAGGCGTGGCGCGCGGTGGTGCGGCCTGACGCCGGCGACAAACTAGCAGTGCGGAGCATACGGTCTATCATGGATACCTTTAAGAGGGGCGTCGCGCCGGAGGCAGATGATGTGATGCGGGTGCTCCGCCGGATCAGGGTCGAAAGCTGGTTCCAGTGCTCCGAGGAGATCGCTTTCCTAGATGGCGAGCTCTCCGTgcggttcgacgccggcgacgagaaCAGCAGCGAGGTGGTCCTCATCAACAATTTGATGGCGTTCCTGGTGTACTGCCGCGTGGTGCTGTTCGATCACATTGACTCGAAGCAGTCGGATGCGACGGCGGTGCGACCGGCGACGTGCCCAGAGTGGATCAGACCGGAGGCGCTCCAGTGCCCGATCACACTGGAACTCATGATCGACCCGGTGACCGTGTCCACCGGCCAGACATACGACCGCGCGTCCATCACACGGTGGATGAAGGCCGGGTGCCGCACGTGCCCAGTCACCGGAGAGAAGCTCCGCACCGCCGACCTCGTGCCGAACGCCGCGCTGTGCGGGATCATCGAGCGGATGCTGCTCAGCAACGGCGTCTCGCTTCCCGAGACGAGCTCCAGGCACCACCACGGCGACGCTGACGGCTCAGCCGCTACATTCAGTCCGTCAGCCACCGGCGCCGCGCGGCTCGCCGTTAGCTACATCGTGGCGCAGTTCTCGACGGGGTCGACGGAGGAGCGTAGGAAGGCGACGTCCGAGGCCCGCAAGCTCTCCAAGCACAGCGTGTTCTACCGAGCGCTCTTCGTGGAGGCCAATGCCGTACCGTGGTTGCTGTGCCTCCTCTCCTGCATGGACACGTCCGTGCAGGACAATGCCGTGGCGTCCCTACTCAACCTCTCCAAGCACCCCGGTGGCCGGACGGCGCTCGTGGAGGCCGGAGGCATCGGCCTCGTGGTCGACATCGTCAACGTCGGCGCCAAGGCCGAGACGCAGCAGAACGCCGTGGCCATTCTGTTCTACCTCTCGTCGAACGCCGAGTACGCCGAGGAGATCGGCCGCTTCCCGGAGGCCATACCGACGCTAGTGCGGCTCATCAAGGACGGCGCGCACCGCGGCCGGAAGAACGCCATGGTCAGCCTCTACGGTCTGCTCCAATCCCCGAGCAACCACGCCAAAGCCGTTGCCGCCGGCGCCGTGGTGGTGCTTGCTGGCCTCCTTTCCAGCGACCGCGACGGCGACCTCGCCTGCGACACCGTCTCGCTGCTGGCGAGGATCGCCGAGCAGCCGGCGGGCGCACAGGCCGTGCTCGCGCGGGCGGGCCTAGTCGCCCGCCTCGTCGAGTTCCTCGCCGCGTCTTCCTCTCGTTCCGGGAAGGACCACTGCGTGGGGCTGCTTGTCTTGCTGTGCCAGCACGGCGGCGAGAAGGTGgtcgccctgctgggccggatgCCGGGGCTGATGGGGTCGCTGCACTCGCTCGTCGCCGACGGCAGCCCGGCGACTTGCAAGAAGGCGCGGTCGCTGATCAGCATGATCCACCGGCATTACGAGCTGGCCAGGCCGTCATCATCGCCGGTGCCGCTGCCGGTGCCTACACCGGACGCCGGTGACCGTTTCGTTCGGCTCGTGCTATAG